The Halalkalicoccus subterraneus genome contains the following window.
CTACGCGATGAGCGTCATCGCGGGCCGGGCTCTGCCGGACGTCCGCGACGGCCTCAAGCCAGTCCACCGGCGCATCCTCTATGCGATGCACGAGATGGGCGTCAGCTCCCGGTCGGCCCACCGCAAGTCCTCCTCGGTCGTCGGGGAGACGATGGGGGATTATCACCCCCACGGCGACAGCGCGATCTACGACACCCTCGTGCGCATGGCGCAGGACTTCTCGATGCGCTACCCCCTCGTCGACGGGCAGGGCAACTTCGGTTCGGTCGACGGCGACCCCGCGGCGGCCATGCGCTACACCGAGGCCCGGATGAGCCCGATCTCCGAGGAGCTGCTGATCGACATCGAGAAGGAAACGGTCGACTTCACGGCCAACTACGACGACCGCCTCGAAGAGCCGGAGGTCCTGCCTGCGGCGATCCCGAACCTGCTCGTGAACGGTTCGTCGGGCATCGCGGTCGGGATGAGTACGAACGTCCCGCCCCACAACCTGCGGGAGGTGATCGACGCGACGATCCACCTGATCGACGACCCGGAGTGTTCGATCCCGGACCTGATGGAGCACGTCAAGGGACCGGACTTCCCGACGGGCGCGAACATCGTCGGCCGGGAGGCGATCCACTCGGCGTACACCACGGGTCGCGGGCGGCTCCGCGTGCGCGCGGAGTTCGAACGCGAACAGGCGGGCAAGCGCGAGCGGATAATCATCACGGAACTGCCCTTCCAGCAGAACAAGTCCCGGCTGGTCGAGCGCATCGCCGAGAACGTCAACGAGGGCAAAATAGAGGGGATCAGCGACCTGCGCGACGAGTCGGACAGAGACGGGATCCGCATCGCGATCGACCTCAAGCGCGGCGCGAACATTGACGTCGTCGAGAACCAGCTGCTCGAACACCACCTCGAACGGACCTTCGGCGTGATCAACCTCGCGCTGGTCGACGGTCAGCCCCAGGTGCTCGACTTGAAGGAGACGCTCGAACACTACGTCGAGCACCGAAAGGACGTCGTGCGCCGGCGCAGCGAGTACGATCTGGGCGAAGCAAAAGACCGCGCACACATCCTCGAAGGGCGCCTGAAGGCGCTCGACAACGTCGACAGCGTCGTCGAACTGATCCGCGGGGCCGAGGACCGAAACGGCGCGAAGGACGCCCTCCGTGGCGAGTTCGACTTCTCGGAGGCCCAGGCCGAACACATCGTCCGGATGCAGCTGGGCAGCCTGACGTCGCTCGAACGCGAGGAGATCAACGAGGAGTACGACGATCTCACCGCAGAGATCGAGCGCCTCGAAACCATCCTCGCCGACGAATCGGAGCTTCTCGGCGTCATCAAGGACGAACTACGCGGGATCCGCGAGGAGTACGGCGACGACCGGCGCAC
Protein-coding sequences here:
- the gyrA gene encoding DNA gyrase subunit A, which encodes MSSDVPNPDIDAARIDTVRIEDEMEQSYIDYAMSVIAGRALPDVRDGLKPVHRRILYAMHEMGVSSRSAHRKSSSVVGETMGDYHPHGDSAIYDTLVRMAQDFSMRYPLVDGQGNFGSVDGDPAAAMRYTEARMSPISEELLIDIEKETVDFTANYDDRLEEPEVLPAAIPNLLVNGSSGIAVGMSTNVPPHNLREVIDATIHLIDDPECSIPDLMEHVKGPDFPTGANIVGREAIHSAYTTGRGRLRVRAEFEREQAGKRERIIITELPFQQNKSRLVERIAENVNEGKIEGISDLRDESDRDGIRIAIDLKRGANIDVVENQLLEHHLERTFGVINLALVDGQPQVLDLKETLEHYVEHRKDVVRRRSEYDLGEAKDRAHILEGRLKALDNVDSVVELIRGAEDRNGAKDALRGEFDFSEAQAEHIVRMQLGSLTSLEREEINEEYDDLTAEIERLETILADESELLGVIKDELRGIREEYGDDRRTSIIEGGDTVLHEDLIPEEDSLILVTEDDYVKRMPVSAFDPQGRGGKGIIGANLKEGDRVSKVFRANTHDYLLCFTNHGKAYQIRGFDVPEMSRTARGKSAVNILDLDPDEELTAVVNTDDFDEEEFLTMVTENGYIKRTEAGAFERVRSSGLIAASLEEGDRLVDVTVTDGSTELMIATRNGMAIRFPESEARAMGRTARGVNGIKLQSGDSVVGLVTADEGRSLLTITENGYGKRTAFSEYRTQSRYGKGLIDIKTGARNGPVAAVESVSEDDDLIVMSDDAQIMRIRAADVSTVGRNTKGVIVMRLAGDDRVASVDVLPRTD